In Gammaproteobacteria bacterium, the following proteins share a genomic window:
- a CDS encoding glutamine amidotransferase — MKLGSAPEHLRARRGDFEHYFAKGLEIDLDKCLVVNPEAGDMLPDARHFRGVVITGSDAMLTDNTDWSLRAQAWLERILPDEKMPVLGVCYGHQLLAQALGGKIGWSQNGEELGTISAELTGDGQRDPLLDALPLDFVVQAAHSQAVLELPPGARLLGRNAHEPIQAFAWGTNAWGVQFHPEFDADISRFYIEDDRETLERDGREPDAMMRATRDTDHGAALLRRFAKRLRG, encoded by the coding sequence GTGAAACTGGGTTCGGCGCCCGAGCACCTGCGGGCGCGGCGCGGCGACTTCGAGCATTACTTCGCTAAAGGTTTGGAAATCGATCTAGATAAGTGTCTGGTAGTCAATCCCGAGGCGGGCGACATGCTGCCGGACGCGCGGCATTTCCGCGGTGTCGTGATCACCGGCTCGGACGCGATGCTGACCGACAACACGGACTGGAGCCTGCGCGCGCAGGCCTGGCTGGAGCGAATTTTGCCAGACGAAAAGATGCCGGTGCTGGGCGTGTGCTACGGTCATCAATTACTGGCGCAGGCTTTGGGCGGCAAAATCGGATGGTCGCAAAACGGCGAAGAGCTGGGCACCATTTCGGCGGAACTCACAGGAGATGGTCAGCGCGACCCACTGCTTGACGCGCTTCCGCTCGATTTCGTCGTGCAGGCGGCGCACAGCCAGGCGGTGCTGGAACTGCCTCCCGGCGCGCGGCTGCTGGGGCGCAACGCGCACGAGCCAATTCAGGCGTTCGCGTGGGGAACGAATGCCTGGGGCGTGCAATTTCATCCGGAATTCGACGCGGATATCAGCCGTTTTTACATCGAAGACGACCGCGAAACGCTCGAACGCGATGGTCGCGAGCCGGATGCGATGATGCGCGCGACGCGCGACACGGATCATGGCGCAGCGCTGCTGCGCCGCTTCGCGAAGCGGTTACGCGGCTAG